The proteins below are encoded in one region of Rhododendron vialii isolate Sample 1 chromosome 7a, ASM3025357v1:
- the LOC131332366 gene encoding uncharacterized protein LOC131332366 isoform X1 — protein sequence MEEEEKGEEEEVLGSSLTMDRVAAAKQYIENHYRAQMKNIQERKERRWVLERKLASSDVPKEEQLNLIKDLERKETEFMRLKRHKICVEDFELLTIIGRGAFGEVRLCREKKSGHIYAMKKLKKSEMLSRGQVEHVRAERNLLAEVASHCIVKLYYSFQDAEYLYLVMEYLPGGDIMTLLMREDTLTENVAKFYIAQSVLAIESIHRHNYIHRDIKPDNLLLDINGHMKLSDFGLCKPLDCRTLSTLKENEPMDDENLREPMDIDSCIPDADNGSHWRSPREQLQHWQMNRRTLAFSTVGTPDYIAPEVLLKKGYGMECDWWSLGAIMYEMLVGYPPFYSDDPITTCRKIVHWRNHVKFPEDAKLTPEAKDLICRLLCDVEHRLGTGGANQIKAHPWFKDIVWDQLYEMEAAFKPEVNGELDTQNFMKFDELDTHIPPRIGSGPSRKMLLTPRDLSFVGYTYKNFDAVKALRNSPDVTRSTSPNRPSSPDVIFSDPKADYTTRGRSEETDVEMYCDAVLP from the exons atggaggaagaagagaagggggaggaggaggaggtgctGGGTTCGAGCTTGACGATGGATCGGGTGGCGGCGGCCAAGCAATACATAGAGAATCACTACAGAGCTCAGATGAAGAACATCCAAGAGCGAAAAGAGAG GCGATGGGTGTTAGAGAGGAAGTTGGCTTCTTCAGATGTGCCCAAGGAGGAACAGTTAAATCTGATCAAGGATTTAGAGCGGAAAGAGACCGAGTTTATGAGGCTTAAAAGGCACAAGATATGTGTTGAGGATTTTGAGCTTCTGACCATCATTGGAAGAGGCGCGTTTGGTGAG GTTCGGTTGtgtcgggaaaaaaaatccGGCCATATATATGcaatgaagaagctgaagaaatCTGAAATGCTCAGCAGAGGACAG GTGGAACATGTCAGAGCTGAGCGAAACTTGCTGGCAGAAGTGGCCAGTCACTGCATAGTAAAACTGTACTACTCATTCCAAGATGCAGAGTACTTGTATCTAGTTATGGAATATCTGCCTGGTGGTGACATAATGACCCTGCTGATGAGAGAAGACACATTAACTGAAAATGTTGCTAAGTTTTATATTGCTCAAAGTGTCCTGGCTATAGAGTCCATTCACAGACACAACTACATTCACAG agatATTAAACCTGATAACCTTCTCCTGGACATTAATGGTCACATGAAACTCTCAGATTTTGGTCTTTGCAAGCCACTCGATTGTAGAACTTTATCGACTCTCAAAGAAAATGAACCCATGGATGATGAAAATTTGAGGGAACCGATGGACATTGATTCATGTATTCCTGATGCGGATAATGGAAGTCATTGGAGAAGTCCTCGTGAACAGCTTCAACATTGGCAGATGAACAGGAGGACTCTG GCATTTTCAACAGTGGGCACACCAGACTATATTGCCCCGGAGGTACTTCTGAAGAAGGGATATGGAATGGAGTGTGACTG GTGGTCCTTAGGCGCAATCATGTATGAGATGCTCGTTGGCTACCCCCCATTTTACTCTGATGACCCTATAACAACTTGTCGGAAG ATTGTTCACTGGAGAAACCATGTAAAATTTCCAGAAGATGCAAAGTTGACACCTGAGGCAAAGGATCTCATCTGTCGGTTGCTATGTGATGTTGAGCACAGACTTGGTACTGGAGGAGCAAACCAGATCAAG GCGCATCCTTGGTTCAAGGATATTGTATGGGATCAACTATACGAAATGGAGGCAGCATTTAAACCAGAAGTTAATGGGGAATTAGACACCCAGAACTTTATGAAGTTTGATGAA TTGGATACTCATATACCACCAAGAATTGGCTCGGGACCCTCACGTAAG ATGCTATTAACTCCAAGAGATTTAAGTTTTGTGGGTTATACATACAAGAACTTTGATGCTGTCAAAGCACTACGTAATTCACCAG ATGTTACAAGAAGTACATCCCCAAACCGGCCATCATCCCCTGATGTTATATTCA GTGATCCCAAGGCAGACTATACAACAAGAGGGAGATCCGAGGAAACAGATGTGGAGATGTACTGTGATGCAGTGTTGCCATAA
- the LOC131332366 gene encoding uncharacterized protein LOC131332366 isoform X2, whose amino-acid sequence MEEEEKGEEEEVLGSSLTMDRVAAAKQYIENHYRAQMKNIQERKERRWVLERKLASSDVPKEEQLNLIKDLERKETEFMRLKRHKICVEDFELLTIIGRGAFGEVRLCREKKSGHIYAMKKLKKSEMLSRGQVEHVRAERNLLAEVASHCIVKLYYSFQDAEYLYLVMEYLPGGDIMTLLMREDTLTENVAKFYIAQSVLAIESIHRHNYIHRDIKPDNLLLDINGHMKLSDFGLCKPLDCRTLSTLKENEPMDDENLREPMDIDSCIPDADNGSHWRSPREQLQHWQMNRRTLAFSTVGTPDYIAPEVLLKKGYGMECDWWSLGAIMYEMLVGYPPFYSDDPITTCRKIVHWRNHVKFPEDAKLTPEAKDLICRLLCDVEHRLGTGGANQIKAHPWFKDIVWDQLYEMEAAFKPEVNGELDTQNFMKFDELDTHIPPRIGSGPSRKMLLTPRDLSFVGYTYKNFDAVKALRNSPGMLFCSSRYS is encoded by the exons atggaggaagaagagaagggggaggaggaggaggtgctGGGTTCGAGCTTGACGATGGATCGGGTGGCGGCGGCCAAGCAATACATAGAGAATCACTACAGAGCTCAGATGAAGAACATCCAAGAGCGAAAAGAGAG GCGATGGGTGTTAGAGAGGAAGTTGGCTTCTTCAGATGTGCCCAAGGAGGAACAGTTAAATCTGATCAAGGATTTAGAGCGGAAAGAGACCGAGTTTATGAGGCTTAAAAGGCACAAGATATGTGTTGAGGATTTTGAGCTTCTGACCATCATTGGAAGAGGCGCGTTTGGTGAG GTTCGGTTGtgtcgggaaaaaaaatccGGCCATATATATGcaatgaagaagctgaagaaatCTGAAATGCTCAGCAGAGGACAG GTGGAACATGTCAGAGCTGAGCGAAACTTGCTGGCAGAAGTGGCCAGTCACTGCATAGTAAAACTGTACTACTCATTCCAAGATGCAGAGTACTTGTATCTAGTTATGGAATATCTGCCTGGTGGTGACATAATGACCCTGCTGATGAGAGAAGACACATTAACTGAAAATGTTGCTAAGTTTTATATTGCTCAAAGTGTCCTGGCTATAGAGTCCATTCACAGACACAACTACATTCACAG agatATTAAACCTGATAACCTTCTCCTGGACATTAATGGTCACATGAAACTCTCAGATTTTGGTCTTTGCAAGCCACTCGATTGTAGAACTTTATCGACTCTCAAAGAAAATGAACCCATGGATGATGAAAATTTGAGGGAACCGATGGACATTGATTCATGTATTCCTGATGCGGATAATGGAAGTCATTGGAGAAGTCCTCGTGAACAGCTTCAACATTGGCAGATGAACAGGAGGACTCTG GCATTTTCAACAGTGGGCACACCAGACTATATTGCCCCGGAGGTACTTCTGAAGAAGGGATATGGAATGGAGTGTGACTG GTGGTCCTTAGGCGCAATCATGTATGAGATGCTCGTTGGCTACCCCCCATTTTACTCTGATGACCCTATAACAACTTGTCGGAAG ATTGTTCACTGGAGAAACCATGTAAAATTTCCAGAAGATGCAAAGTTGACACCTGAGGCAAAGGATCTCATCTGTCGGTTGCTATGTGATGTTGAGCACAGACTTGGTACTGGAGGAGCAAACCAGATCAAG GCGCATCCTTGGTTCAAGGATATTGTATGGGATCAACTATACGAAATGGAGGCAGCATTTAAACCAGAAGTTAATGGGGAATTAGACACCCAGAACTTTATGAAGTTTGATGAA TTGGATACTCATATACCACCAAGAATTGGCTCGGGACCCTCACGTAAG ATGCTATTAACTCCAAGAGATTTAAGTTTTGTGGGTTATACATACAAGAACTTTGATGCTGTCAAAGCACTACGTAATTCACCAGGTATGTTATTCTGTTCTTCTCGA TATTCTTAA